Proteins encoded within one genomic window of Thunnus albacares chromosome 13, fThuAlb1.1, whole genome shotgun sequence:
- the LOC122995342 gene encoding collagenase 3-like, with product MRSLSLCIVLNLAVAVYCVPVSQVTVQDESFAESYLKKFFNLTEESGPTIRRGISPITKKLTEMQRFFGLQITGTLDADTIAMMKKPRCGVPDDNIARFSTFGNNLKWQKNSLTYRIENYTPDMSVSEVDDSMEKALQVWAKVTPLRFTRINSGTADIMISFGRQSHGDYYPFDGPQGTLAHAFAPSPGIGGDAHFDDDENFTFRSNRGFVLFMVAAHEFGHSLGLSHSDDPGALMYPTYSYRNPDTFVLPRDDVNGIQSLYGPNPDKDPVQPGPQPPTTPDACDSTMVLDAVTTLRGEMLFFKDSFFWRSYPQSRTPQQSLITNFWPNAPVNIDAAYESRKSDKIFLFKGRKVWAFAGYDSVRGYPKTLTSFGLPRSVEKIDAVLYDRDSGKTLFFVGKYYFSYDEARQTMDRGFPKRVDQTFSGMTNKVTAAFQYRGFTYIYSGPYMFEYYLRTGRLYRVLRNSYFLRCTNF from the exons ATGAGGTCTCTCAGTCTGTGCATCGTCCTAAACCTTGCAGTAGCAGTTTACTGTGTGCCGGTCTCACAAGTTACTGTGCAAGATGAAAGTTTTGCAGAG AGCTACCTGAAGAAATTCTTCAACCTAACTGAGGAGAGCGGTCCAACTATCAGACGGGGGATCAGCCCCATAACCAAGAAGCTGACTGAGATGCAGCGATTCTTTGGTCTCCAGATCACCGGGACGCTAGATGCTGACACCATAGCGATGATGAAGAAGCCCCGCTGCGGCGTTCCAGATGACAACATTGCCCGTTTCTCCACCTTTGGAAATAACCTCAAGTGGCAGAAAAACAGTCTTACGTACAG GATTGAGAACTACACACCTGACATGTCTGTGTCAGAGGTAGATGACTCCATGGAGAAAGCACTGCAGGTTTGGGCCAAAGTCACTCCTCTGAGATTCACAAGAATCAACAGCGGCACAGCTGACATCATGATCTCCTTTGGCCGCCAAT CACATGGTGATTATTACCCCTTTGATGGTCCTCAAGGCACTCTTGCCCATGCCTTCGCCCCAAGCCCTGGCATCGGAGGAGATGCTCATTTTGACGATGATGAGAACTTCACCTTCCGCTCAAACAGGG GTTTCGTCCTGTTCATGGTAGCTGCCCATGAGTTTGGCCACTCCCTGGGCTTGTCTCACTCTGATGATCCTGGTGCTCTCATGTACCCCACCTACTCATACAGAAACCCTGATACCTTTGTTCTCCCCCGGGATGATGTCAACGGCATCCAGTCTCTCTATG GTCCAAACCCTGATAAGGATCCAGTTCAGCCTGGACCTCAGCCTCCCACCACCCCTGATGCCTGTGATTCTACCATGGTATTGGACGCTGTCACCACTCTGCGAGGAGAGATGCTCTTCTTCAAAGACAG CTTCTTCTGGCGTAGCTACCCTCAGAGCAGGACACCTCAGCAAAGTCTCATCACAAACTTCTGGCCTAATGCCCCTGTCAACATTGATGCTGCTTATGAAAGCCGAAAGTCAGACAAAATCTTTCTGTTTAAAG GGCGTAAAGTGTGGGCTTTCGCTGGCTATGATTCTGTACGTGGCTATCCTAAAACACTGACCAGTTTTGGTCTGCCAAGATCTGTGGAGAAAATCGATGCAGTCCTCTATGACAGGGATTCTGGCAAGACTCTATTCTTTGTAGGCAAATATTACTTCAG ttatgATGAGGCCAGACAGACCATGGACCGGGGATTCCCCAAACGGGTTGATCAGACCTTCTCTGGCATGACCAACAAGGTGACGGCAGCTTTCCAGTACAGAG GTTTTACTTACATCTACAGTGGACCCTACATGTTTGAGTACTACCTGAGGACCGGCAGGTTGTACCGTGTGCTGAGGAACAGCTACTTCTTGCGTTGCACTAACTTCTAG
- the mmp30 gene encoding matrix metallopeptidase 30, producing the protein MEGALAVKSVMMVVTVALCGAVPTSSPSQEELTKAQDYLSQFFSDMGVSAPNGTWRSALDSFEDTLKKMQEFFGLEVTGQLDSNTLQVMARPRCGFTDVLKYSHFDGRPKWDKTVVTYRITDYTPDLSQSDVDATLAKALKLYSDVIPLDFRQIHSGTADIMIMFKAQEHGDFAPFDGENGVLAHAFSPAEGRGGDTHFDEDENWTLTSTGANLFLVAAHEFGHALGLAHSKVQTALMFPTYQYVNTEGYTLPDDDRQGVQAIYGVRETSVQPTIKPVTQPAPEPEPAPDMCSRNLIFDAVTSIGRNLYFFKDGHFWRRSSRWGGIVMKKIQSVWPGISKVDAAYEYKIRNTVVFFEGDHYWAISGNTVLRGYPKPLSDFGFSQSVTKIDAAVHVSVTGRTLLFVNNRYWSYNERRGRMDAGYPKFIHKELPGIGFRVDAAFESRGYLYFSYGSEQKEYHYLRRRVLRTLLNYRWMDCN; encoded by the exons ATGGAAGGTGCACTGGCTGTTAAATcagtgatgatggtggtgactGTAGCACTCTGTGGAGCTGTGCCCACCTCTTCACCCAGCCAAGAAGAGCTCACTAAAGCACAG GATTATCTGTCTCAGTTTTTCTCTGACATGGGTGTCAGTGCTCCCAATGGTACCTGGCGCAGCGCTCTGGATTCCTTTGAGGACACTCTCAAGAAAATGCAGGAGTTTTTTGGCCTGGAGGTGACGGGGCAGTTGGACTCCAACACCCTGCAAGTGATGGCTCGCCCCCGCTGTGGCTTCACAGATGTGCTTAAATATAGCCATTTCGATGGTCGACCCAAATGGGACAAGACAGTGGTCACATACAG GATAACTGACTACACACCAGACTTGAGCCAAAGTGATGTGGATGCCACCCTAGCTAAGGCTCTGAAACTCTACAGTGACGTCATTCCTCTGGATTTCAGGCAAATCCACAGCGGCACCGCTGACATCATGATCATGTTCAAGGCTCAAG AACATGGAGACTTCGCTCCATTTGATGGAGAGAATGGGGTCCTGGCTCATGCATTCTCCCCTGCAGAAGGCAGAGGAGGTGACACCCATTTTGATGAAGATGAAAACTGGACTCTAACCTCAACAG gagCCAACCTGTTCTTGGTGGCAGCCCATGAATTTGGCCATGCACTGGGATTAGCACACTCTAAGGTCCAAACAGCTCTGATGTTTCCCACCTACCAATATGTGAACACGGAGGGGTACACACTACCAGATGATGACAGACAGGGAGTGCAGGCTATCTATG GAGTCAGAGAAACGTCAGTTCAGCCGACAATAAAACCTGTGACTCAACCAGCACCAGAACCAGAACCTGCCCCAGACATGTGCAGCAGGAACCTGATTTTTGATGCCGTAACCTCCATTGGCCGTAATCTCTATTTCTTTAAAGACGG ACATTtctggaggaggagcagcagatgGGGCGGCATCGTCATGAAGAAGATTCAGTCTGTCTGGCCTGGGATCAGCAAAGTTGATGCTGCTTATGAGTATAAGATACGCaacactgttgttttctttgaag GGGATCATTACTGGGCGATCAGTGGAAACACTGTTCTACGTGGTTATCCTAAACCTCTCAGCGACTTTGGCTTCTCTCAATCTGTCACCAAGATAGATGCTGCCGTCCATGTGTCAGTCACAGGCAGAACCCTTCTCTTTGTGAACAATAGATACTGGAG CTACAATGAAAGGAGGGGGAGAATGGATGCTGGGTACCCAAAATTCATTCACAAAGAGCTCCCTGGGATTGGCTTCAGGGTGGATGCTGCTTTTGAGAGCAGAG GTTACCTGTACTTTTCATATGGATCCGAACAAAAAGAGTACCACTACTTGAGAAGAAGAGTGCTTCGTACTCTGTTAAACTATAGATGGATGGATTGCAACTAA